The Mesorhizobium sp. M3A.F.Ca.ET.080.04.2.1 genome contains the following window.
AGGTTCCGGCGCCCGGAGGGATTGCCAGAAACTGCAGGCCGACATTGTCTTGCTGCGCGCCCGGTTCAGAGATCGACCAAACGGGATATTTCGCAAGCGCCGGATCCGCTTTGATCGCATGATATAGGTCACGCTGCAGCTTCGCGACGGCCATCCAGGAGAACTCGCCGCCGCCCTTTTCGCCTTGATACTCAACGGACCAGTTGTTTGGCTCGTTGTTGCCTTCAAAGGCAAGCAGCGCGCCATTGTCGGCCAGTATCTTGCCGGTTTCGACCAGCTTCTTTACGTCGGTCCCGCCACTCACCAGTCCCCAGCTGAGGCGGGCGCCAGTTTGCCGATGCAGTTCCAGAAAGGTCCGCATGGTTGTGGGACCATTGTCAGTTAATCCCTCTATTCCCGCCCTCACCCATCGAAAGCCGCAGTAGCGGATCATCTCGATGGTCTTGGCCAAGGGCTGGCCCCTGTCCGGAAACGAGGTAACGACGCCGATGCTGTTGAGAAAATCGGTAGTCGGAATGGCCGTTCTTTGCCCAGCAAGGGAATCCTGGGGCCAGACAGTCAGCATCATTGCAATCGCGAGGCACCCGCCGATGGTAGAGCTAACGGTTTGACGAGCGATGGCCGGACGAACGTCCTTGCGGCGATCAGCCCCGTGCTGCCTCATGACAATTCCCGATAGCGGGTCAGACCAATGCGTCGGTGTCGAGTCCGGGCTTGGAGGCCCGGCCTAATCGTCAGATATGGCTCCTGCCTATTTGCACTTGGCAATCGAGGACAGCGCGGCCGAGATGCCCTTGAGCGAGAAGACATAAGAAGTGGGGTTGCCGCGACCCGACTTCGCCGAGACCTTCATGTCGGTGCCGGTCTTCATGGCGGCGATCAGCACCGGCTCTTCCGCCGCGTTCTCAACCCAGGCCGACTTGCCGCGGGTGAACATCGAGAACGACTTCTTGTCGATGGTGACGGTGGCCTTGGAGCCTTCCTGGAAATTGTAGCCGGCAATGAACTGCGGCTCGTAGGAGACCTGCTGCCCTGGGCGCTGGCTGACGAAGAAGAACATGTCGCCATGGTCGAGCGTCGGCGGCTGCTTGTCGGTCGGCACGGTCAGCACATAGCAGACCTTGCCGCCCTGCGACTGGTAGCTGTAGGTGCCCCAGGCATTGTGCTGGCCGATCTTGGTCGCCTGTTGTGCCAGCGCCGGCGCCGCGAAGGCGGCCGCCAGGACCAGGCTGTAAACTGTAGCAATCAATCCGCGCATTGTTCTTCCCGTATTCCGACTGGTGCGGAGGCGGGCCGCGTGGCGTCCTGCCGTCGCTTCATTTTGATTTAATCAGGGTTACCAAACGGTGAATTTTCCTCAAGAAAAGGAGATCACCCCCGGAAACCGCCACCATCCGCGCCAACGCCGGAAAGGCGGCAGGCGCGACGTCCCGGCGCGAACTTGGAGGCCACGAAAACGGCAAGAGTTTGTCTTTTCGCGCAGGCGGCCCGCGGTCTCGTTGCAACCGCTCCGACGTCAGCTCTTGTCGGCCAGCGCATCCCTGGCCGCCTGCCTGTGCGCGGGCGTGATATGGGCGCTGACGGCGGTAATCGCGGCCG
Protein-coding sequences here:
- a CDS encoding invasion associated locus B family protein; translation: MRGLIATVYSLVLAAAFAAPALAQQATKIGQHNAWGTYSYQSQGGKVCYVLTVPTDKQPPTLDHGDMFFFVSQRPGQQVSYEPQFIAGYNFQEGSKATVTIDKKSFSMFTRGKSAWVENAAEEPVLIAAMKTGTDMKVSAKSGRGNPTSYVFSLKGISAALSSIAKCK